Proteins encoded within one genomic window of Synechococcus sp. PCC 7335:
- a CDS encoding glucose-1-phosphate adenylyltransferase, whose amino-acid sequence MKRVLSIILGGGAGTRLYPLTKVRAKPAVSLAGMYRLIDIPVSNCLNSDIFKIYVLTQFNSASLNRHISKAYNFSTFSDGFVEVLAAQQTPDSPSWFEGTADAVRKYLWMFEEADVDEFIILSGDHLYRMDYRDYVMKHRESGADVTLSVVPIGYKTASSFGLMKVDENNRIVDFSEKPKGEALEAMKVDTTAMGLSPEEAKDKPFIASMGIYVFKKQVLIDLLKNNPEQTDFGKEIIPASSRDYNVQAYLFKGYWEDIGTIEAFYNANIALTKQPDPAFSFYSEDAPIYTRSRYLPPSKIKDSQITESIISEGCILKKCRIHNSVVGLRQRIHAGCEIDSALLIGADYYEEMHENGEFPLAANQPGKIPIGIGSGSVIRKAIIDKNARIGKNVQIINKDGVEEAEREDEGYYIRSGIVVVLKNATIPDGTII is encoded by the coding sequence GTGAAAAGAGTACTTTCAATAATTTTGGGCGGTGGTGCTGGCACCCGCCTCTATCCGCTGACAAAAGTTCGTGCAAAACCTGCGGTTTCTCTAGCAGGTATGTATCGCCTAATCGATATCCCAGTCAGCAACTGTTTAAACTCTGATATTTTTAAGATCTATGTATTAACTCAGTTCAACTCGGCTTCGCTAAATCGGCATATCTCAAAGGCGTACAACTTTTCTACCTTTAGTGATGGCTTTGTTGAAGTATTAGCTGCCCAGCAAACTCCTGATAGCCCTAGCTGGTTTGAGGGCACTGCCGACGCGGTACGTAAATACCTATGGATGTTTGAAGAAGCTGATGTAGACGAGTTCATTATCCTTTCCGGCGATCATCTCTATCGCATGGACTACAGGGACTATGTAATGAAGCACCGTGAAAGCGGCGCAGACGTTACACTTTCTGTTGTCCCGATTGGCTATAAAACGGCTTCTAGCTTCGGCCTGATGAAAGTAGACGAAAATAACCGTATCGTTGACTTCTCTGAAAAGCCAAAGGGCGAGGCGCTCGAAGCAATGAAGGTTGATACAACCGCTATGGGGCTTTCTCCTGAAGAGGCTAAAGACAAGCCCTTTATTGCCTCTATGGGCATCTATGTATTCAAAAAGCAGGTGCTAATAGATTTGCTTAAGAACAACCCGGAGCAAACAGATTTTGGTAAAGAGATTATTCCTGCCTCTTCTCGCGACTACAATGTTCAAGCCTATCTGTTCAAAGGCTATTGGGAAGACATCGGAACGATTGAAGCATTCTACAATGCCAACATTGCCCTAACTAAACAGCCAGATCCCGCCTTTAGTTTCTACAGCGAAGATGCTCCGATTTACACGCGATCACGCTATCTTCCCCCGAGCAAAATTAAAGACAGTCAGATCACAGAATCAATTATTAGTGAAGGCTGCATCCTCAAGAAGTGCCGCATTCATAATTCAGTCGTCGGTTTGCGTCAGCGCATTCACGCTGGCTGTGAAATTGATAGCGCCCTACTGATTGGCGCTGACTATTACGAGGAAATGCACGAAAATGGTGAGTTTCCTCTAGCTGCTAATCAGCCCGGTAAGATTCCCATTGGTATTGGTTCAGGCTCAGTCATTCGTAAAGCCATCATCGATAAGAACGCCCGTATTGGCAAGAACGTTCAGATCATTAACAAAGATGGCGTAGAGGAGGCAGAGCGAGAAGACGAAGGCTATTACATCCGTAGCGGCATCGTTGTAGTACTGAAAAATGCCACTATTCCTGATGGCACCATCATTTAA
- a CDS encoding 2Fe-2S iron-sulfur cluster-binding protein, whose translation MVETYSVRIHHRQKNTVYTVRVPSDRYILQTAENQAADLPYACRNGACTSCAVRVLSGELHQPEAMGLSPDLREQGYALLCVSYPRSDLEVETQDEDEVYELQFGRYFGKGPTRSGILIDDD comes from the coding sequence ATGGTTGAAACCTATAGCGTTCGCATTCATCACCGACAGAAAAACACGGTGTATACAGTGCGAGTCCCAAGCGATCGCTATATTCTACAAACCGCAGAGAATCAAGCAGCTGACCTTCCCTATGCTTGTCGGAACGGGGCCTGTACCTCCTGCGCCGTTCGCGTTCTATCCGGTGAACTTCATCAGCCCGAAGCGATGGGCCTATCACCGGATTTGCGTGAACAAGGCTATGCACTGCTGTGCGTTAGCTACCCTCGTAGTGATCTAGAAGTAGAGACCCAAGACGAAGATGAAGTTTACGAACTCCAGTTCGGTCGCTATTTTGGCAAAGGGCCAACCCGCTCAGGGATCTTGATTGATGACGATTGA
- a CDS encoding inositol monophosphatase family protein, which produces MTYSATDLQRFLDIATEAASAGGAVLQYYWGNLSNIQQKGRPGDLVTEADKAAEKEVLAVLRRHVPDHAILAEESGSMGEQTDELLWAVDPLDGTTNYTHQYPFCGCSVGLLINGQPAVGAILNPVDNQLFRAAKGLGATCNREPIRVSKTETLAESLLVTGFAYDRRETIDNNYAEFCHLTHLTQGVRRGGSASIDLAYVACGRLDGYWERGLSPWDVAAGVILVEEAGGTVTAYDKSPFDIKSGRILATNSQIHTALSDTLTNIEPFAIFAP; this is translated from the coding sequence ATGACCTATTCTGCCACAGATCTCCAGCGCTTTCTTGATATCGCTACCGAAGCTGCTTCCGCCGGCGGCGCAGTCCTGCAGTACTACTGGGGCAATCTCTCTAACATTCAACAAAAAGGTCGACCTGGAGATCTTGTGACCGAAGCTGACAAAGCCGCTGAGAAGGAAGTGCTTGCTGTCCTACGTCGGCATGTGCCAGATCATGCCATTCTTGCTGAAGAGTCTGGCAGTATGGGTGAACAAACTGATGAATTACTTTGGGCCGTCGACCCATTAGATGGAACGACAAACTACACACATCAATATCCCTTTTGTGGTTGCTCGGTAGGTCTGCTGATTAATGGCCAGCCTGCGGTTGGTGCTATCCTCAATCCGGTAGATAATCAGCTTTTTCGAGCGGCAAAGGGACTAGGTGCAACCTGCAACCGGGAGCCAATTCGCGTTTCGAAGACTGAGACTCTAGCTGAAAGTCTACTTGTCACTGGCTTTGCCTACGATCGCCGCGAGACTATTGATAACAACTACGCGGAGTTTTGTCACCTAACCCATCTCACCCAGGGTGTCCGCAGAGGCGGTTCGGCTTCAATTGATTTAGCCTATGTCGCCTGTGGCCGGTTGGATGGCTACTGGGAGCGCGGGCTATCGCCGTGGGATGTCGCAGCCGGTGTCATCCTGGTTGAGGAAGCAGGTGGGACGGTGACTGCCTACGATAAGAGCCCATTTGACATTAAAAGCGGTCGAATTCTGGCGACGAATAGTCAAATTCACACCGCCCTTAGCGATACGCTTACTAACATAGAACCATTCGCTATATTTGCGCCCTGA
- a CDS encoding GNAT family N-acetyltransferase, whose translation MIIRPIEPSDWPFFWPMLESVFRLGDTYAFSPNISEGEAYRVWVEEPHETYVALEEGDDRILGTYYIKPNQPTLGAHVCNCGYVVATTARGRGIATAMCIHSQQEAKQLGFIAMQFNLVVSTNISAIRLWQKLGFEIIGTLPKAFRHSAVGFVDALVMYKTLQ comes from the coding sequence ATGATCATTCGGCCAATTGAGCCATCTGATTGGCCGTTCTTTTGGCCTATGCTTGAGTCGGTTTTCAGGTTGGGTGACACCTATGCTTTTTCACCAAATATTTCTGAAGGTGAGGCCTACCGTGTTTGGGTAGAAGAGCCCCACGAAACCTATGTCGCCCTTGAAGAAGGCGATGACCGTATCTTAGGAACTTATTACATCAAGCCAAATCAACCTACATTAGGAGCGCACGTTTGTAACTGTGGCTATGTTGTAGCCACAACAGCTAGAGGAAGAGGCATCGCTACAGCAATGTGCATCCATTCTCAACAGGAGGCAAAGCAATTAGGCTTTATTGCCATGCAGTTCAATCTAGTTGTATCAACCAACATATCGGCAATAAGACTATGGCAGAAGTTAGGATTTGAGATTATTGGCACTCTACCAAAGGCGTTTCGGCATTCTGCTGTTGGGTTTGTAGATGCGCTAGTGATGTACAAAACATTGCAATAA
- a CDS encoding LysR family transcriptional regulator: MKLSQLRALVAIARTGTFSDAASQLDLSQSAVSHAIATLEEELGVSLLSRGRQGAVLTPVGQQITNEAMTMLSHLKIIGRKAQDAKGLQAGLVRVVGFRSVATHVLPVIIEEFRRLYPGISVSIGEGNDVRGAEEILRRGEADIGFTYLPVSEAFDAWELFRDDYVALLPKAKAPVTKQPLDWETLNELPLILPMPEDGCRYNVDQYLLRHGQTITPAYEVKEDSTVVSMVRRGLGATIIARLAAEPIPKDVTVCELPVPLQRVIGVITLADALQTPPVFAFLDTLKSTWKQKSNLVPSLKR, from the coding sequence ATCAAGCTGTCTCAGCTGCGAGCGTTAGTCGCGATCGCCCGCACAGGCACTTTCAGTGACGCTGCCTCTCAGCTAGATCTTTCGCAATCAGCCGTGAGCCATGCGATCGCTACTTTAGAAGAAGAACTCGGCGTTAGTTTGCTCAGTCGTGGACGTCAAGGCGCGGTCCTTACGCCAGTTGGTCAGCAAATCACTAACGAAGCGATGACAATGCTTTCCCACCTTAAGATCATTGGTCGAAAAGCCCAAGACGCTAAGGGCCTGCAGGCTGGACTTGTCCGAGTTGTTGGCTTTCGCAGTGTGGCTACCCATGTACTACCGGTGATCATCGAAGAGTTTAGACGGCTCTATCCTGGTATCAGCGTTTCAATCGGTGAAGGTAATGACGTACGCGGGGCAGAAGAAATTCTGCGCCGTGGTGAAGCCGATATCGGTTTCACCTATCTACCTGTGAGCGAGGCTTTCGATGCGTGGGAGCTATTTCGAGATGACTATGTCGCTCTGCTGCCGAAAGCAAAAGCACCCGTCACCAAACAACCGTTGGACTGGGAGACGCTAAATGAGCTACCGCTAATCTTGCCCATGCCAGAAGATGGCTGTCGCTACAATGTCGATCAGTATCTACTTCGACATGGTCAGACCATCACCCCTGCCTACGAAGTAAAAGAGGATTCAACCGTTGTCAGCATGGTTCGTAGAGGCCTAGGTGCCACGATCATTGCTAGACTCGCTGCCGAACCTATCCCCAAAGATGTCACAGTCTGCGAATTACCTGTTCCCCTACAAAGGGTAATCGGCGTCATCACCTTAGCTGACGCGCTCCAAACACCACCTGTCTTTGCATTTTTAGACACGCTCAAATCGACCTGGAAACAAAAGTCTAACCTTGTTCCTTCTTTAAAGAGATGA